In Saccharomyces eubayanus strain FM1318 chromosome X, whole genome shotgun sequence, the genomic window aaaatgaaattgaaagtaTTACCGATATAGAAGAATTGCGACAATAAAAACGGCTTTCTTTGTGATCCCTTTTATGCCGACCAATATCTGTAAAATTGGGGTGCTTCGATGGAAATCGGTTTGACGTCATTTTCGTTAGATGTGTTTTGTTCATTAAGGGCCTCGCCTGTTTCAATATTGGACTTTCCGAAAGGATTCTTTCCAATACTTAAACTTTCGGGTTTGGATAACATGTTTCGAAAGTGGTTTATCTGCGACCTGATTTCGTCCCTATCCGCCATTGAGCTATTATCAATATTGCTGTCCGATATTGAATTCAAGCATTTGGTTAGGACGTTAACAATCTTGTTGGAATTCTGATTAAAGTTCAACCTTTGGATTAGTAggttttcttgttgtctttCTAAAGTTTTCCTTTCCAACTCCATAAAACtctctatttttttcaagtgaTTTAGTTTTGAGTCTAGTTTTTCCATTTGCAATCTGATCAATTCATTTGTTAATAAATTCATTTGTCTCTCCTCATGGGTGGCAAAAACATGGCTTCTTAGGCCCAACGATGATAGAGCAATTTCTGAACCTTCTTTAACATTTTCAAACGATCCTTTATCTgaaatttccttcttttgagATTCTATTGTTTCTTCAGATTGGATGGCTCTTTGAGTCATGGCTTGTACAGTCTTTGGATTGACTAATCCCACCAAAAATGCTATTGTTGACAAGACCGGATTCTCGCCCTTAGAAAACGGCAAATGAGGAGCATACTTCAATGGTCCCAATCCGCTTTCATTAGCGCCCTTGGTATTGCCGTCACCGTATAAAAACTTATCTTCAATCGGTAACTGAAGAAAGCGCAGGATACATTGTTCGGGTGACTTAGTGCCTACATGCTTAGCCACTTTATACCAGTCAGCACCAAATTCCTGTATTCCCTTTAATAATTTCTGCAAGTCTTCCTTTGACCAATTCTTGTCAATTTGTTCCagaatttttatttttttcagaggACGTGAAGTTTCGTCGTATTCCAATAAATTCTCATCAGACTCATCAGGTGATTTTTCTATACTCTTATTGCTTTTATCgccattatcattatctgGCGTGTTCGATAAACGCGATATATCAtcgtattttcttttactttccttcaaatatttataCAAAGTACTTTCAGAATCGCTAGtgttcatcatttttttaagcTTAGCCATGTCTGGTAATTGTACGGATGGTTTGTAACTTTCGAAAGGGAAAAGTCCCCTGGGGGCATCATGCCTTGTGGAATATTGAGATGTTAGTGGAGGTTCTATGTTCTTGGGTAGTAGCTTAGAATCGACCTGGTAGTTTATTAGCCCCCATTTAGTTAAGAATTTATGTAATCTGAATAATGCAGCAGCATCACCAGAGACATTTCTTCTCGCCGTTGTGACACTAAAGTATTCATTTGGATTCAATCTATAAGAATTTACCATGAAATTTCTATATCTCATGTAGACCTCCGGTGTCTTTGATGGAATCCTGtttgtgaaaaattcagGTAGCGACTGAATCTCAATGGAATGAATCTTGTCTAGACTAAACCATTTAGAATAACTTGGAATAACAATTTCATGTGCTTGCGGTATATCGAACGTTTCTGGTTCTGTTTTAGTGGTGAGCTTTATTTTGGTTTCGGCATCTTCTGGGTGGCCATTTATATTATCCTTTGCATGCTCGTTTCCCTCTTCGGTtgcatcttctttttcattgataTCTTCCGTTTTATTTATAGTTTCTTCCTGGACATTTTTATGCGCATCCGAAATTTCAGATGGTGTTTCAACGAACGACGAAGCATTATCTAACTGTTTGGTCTCACTCTTTGTATCTCCAAAAATAGAGTTGTCGGGACTCATCATCGGTTggtcatcatcgtcttcgtcttcgtcctcGTCCATATCCTCTGCCTTTTCAGTTGGCTCCTCCTCTTTGACACtgtcaatttcttcattctccGTTGCTCCTTCTTTCGTCTGtaccttttcttcctctatGTCCTTTATGTCATTACTCGAATCTTGTATCACGCcatccttcttttcagcaaGCTTATTGTTATCCTTCTCCACAGAATTAATAGCTATATCGGGAGTGTTTGTCTCGTTATTCGAAACAGAGCTCTCTGTTTCGCCAAACAAGTTATCGCTATCATTATGATCTTGGCCGAACAAAACCTGATCGTCGTCTTCTTCCACAGAGATTGTTTTCGGAGGGTCCGGTTTACCTTCCGCTATAAACGGTTGCTGTGCTGCTGGCACTGCTGCCACATCGCTCCCCGCGTCGCCCGTGTTTGTGTCAGCCTCTTCATCCTTCGAAGAATCGctttgttgctgctgcttctCGTCGCCAAGGTCTGTATTTGTAGTAGCAGTTGTCGTCACGTTCGTGCTGctgctattgttattgccATCACCTTGTTCAATAGCGTCCCCGGCAAGTCCTGTCGTGGATCCGTCGCCCAGCGTACCTTCCATGCTTGCTAACCGTATCACAATTGGTCTCTACACGCGTCTCGATGTGCCAAAACCTCACACCATACACATCCTTCTATGTTTCCTCTTGTATCTCCCACGCAAATTGTTTTCGTCTTTTCGCCTATGGCCAAAAACGCCAAATCGTCCCGCCTCGTTGTTCGTGATACCTGCTTAATTGCACTTAAACATCCTTGGAGGGGTCCAAAAGTCCTTTAAAACCACGACTTGTAGTGTACAATCCCTCTCAATGTATCAAAAGCTGTCCAAGTGCTCCATTAGCTGCCCTTTTACCGTGTTTACAGCCAGATCGATACTAGATCATGTTGGACGAGCAGGCGTAGTcgccttcttttcttttttttttccaaaaagatCTCTCAAGGATAATACAGAAATAGAAACAGGAACTCGTAGCATTCTCGAGACGAATTTCTTCTCTGTTCTTAGTCTTGAAAAGTGCTTAAAAAGACAGCTCACACTTCGTTTCGCAACCGCTCCTCAGGACTCTACTCTTTTGCTTCCCGCCACATCCTTCCACGAATCCAACAGCAGCGACAGATCATAGATAATGCGTTTACCAACAGGCTCCATTTTATACGCTTGGGTGTTTTTAATCTCATGTGTTCTGGGTGATGTAAACACCGTTTCTCCATTAGCCGGAGCCAAATTTAGCCCAAGCGGTGGTACAGTCTCTATTCCCGTCAAATGGATGGATAATGGTGCGTATCCCCCATTAAGCAAAATTTCATACTACACACTCAGTCTTTGTACTGGGCCCAACAATGACATTAATTGTATAGGGACAATTGCCACACAGGTCAAACCCAGTGCTTTGGCTCAGGACCAAGATGGTGTTTACTCTTACACGGCTACTTTTCCCTCGACTTTAACTGGTAACGGTCAATATTATATTCAAGTTTTCGCATGGGTGAATAATCAAGGTTCTACCCTCCATTATACGCCAAGATTCCAGTTGACATCCATGGGAGGTGCTACAGCTTACACATTCAGTGACTCGGCGGCGCCCACCCCACAGACCTCCATCCAAACTACCACTACGAACACCGCACAAGCATCTTCCATCGATAGTCGTTCATTTACTGTTCCATACACCAAACAAACCGGTACTTCACGTTTCGCTCCCATGCAAATGCAACCTATGACCAAGGTTACCGCTACGACATGGACAAGAAAATACGCTACCAGTGCAGTGACATACTTTTCTACTTTCGGGAAATTGCCCCAGCAAGAAACCACCCTAACTCCAGGTTGGTCTTATTCGATATCTTCTGGGGTGAACTACGCCACTCATGCAGCCATGCCATCCGATAACGGTGGCTGGTACAAACCATCGAAGAGATTATCTTTGTCTGCCAGAAAGATGAATTTGAGAAAAGTATAATGAGTAGGCAGATATCTGCTATCATCACTACTatttctattattattattatttttatgatGAGGGCTAAAGGTAAGAAAGGttaaaaaaagcaaacagAATTTTAGCGAAAGGCGTTAAAACAGCAAGTATACATTCATCTAATTACATTATtttatatctatatacaCATAAACACAGTTACAATATCACCTTGGAAAAGGGATTTATTAGATGAAAAAGTACAGAGGCAAtagtatatatagagatgAAGGAGGGGCTGAACTAGTATATTTCTGGGTATTTTTTACATAGTCGTTGTAAAGCGACCACACCGTGTAAACTTAGCTCTTCGTTTTCCTTGAATTTGCATAGTACAGCAtcaagaattaaaaaaccTAATTCGCCATCGTCGTTGTTCCTACAAACGAACTCGTACCACGAATCCACCTCGAACGTCTTGTTCATCGAGACACGGATATTGTTTAATGTGATCATTTCGATCTCACCGCCGTTCGTCGACGACATGGTCGGCGATTGCAAGACCAGTTGGGACTCGGTGGGTTGTGACTTGATTTGTGCTATAATTCTAAACACGGGGGCATTGATATTGGAGATTTCGGTGGGGTCGATTCTGGGTGTTTCACTGGCCATTTTTGCTTACGTCTGTGGTTGCTGCTGTTCTGGGTGGCAATATGGATGCAAGTACAGTAGAGAATGCgatattctctttattttaaagagaaacgaaaaatatCGCGTATTGCCAAATTTGACGCGTTAGGATAGCAGAACGAGAGCATTAAACAAGAAAGCCGGCTATAGTCCGGAATTATACGACAAATCGATGCCTCCCCAGTTGCATGCTCGACTGATGAATGCCAATGACAGCGCCCTTTTGGGGTCATCCTATCATACGACAAGGGCACCATCCCTGATCACTGTACTATAATATTTAATAGTGTTATCCCTTATAACTTAAATATCGTAGGTTGGTAATAAGGGCATCGTTCCTTAGTAACGATAATGTCACATTTCTAGGTAAATAAACGTACATAAGCCTGAACTCACCAATTTGCTCTCATTCCCAATTTTAATAGGATACTTTAGAATAATTAGTTATACCAGGACGAATAGAGGAAAGAGCGAAACCCTTTCTGTGTATCGGCCTCTATTGCTAGCTGAAACCACAAGCCTCATAGTTGAGCGATGCAGCCCCTCCTCAAAGGCCACTTTCTCTTGGGAGTTACTTCAGCTGGCGTGATATAGACGATCATCCACAGCACGGAAAGTCATTACATACAACCTTCTGAACCCTTGTTATTTACGAGTAGTCACTGACGACACCGCCTGAACTGCATGCATAGCTATGCATCATTACTGAGGTATTGACAGAATGTGGCCTTGGCAGATATCCCTTTGTCGTTTGCACTGTACCACTTCTGGATACCCAGTTACCGTCCATAAGAACCATTAACAACGGCAGTGAACATGTATGTTTACGGCTGGTCTTCATGTTATGATGAAGAGGCGGCGCTCtacttttcttgttttagCTACAATTTTCAATTATTTATAATTAGTTGTTTATGGCCTCTAATTAACGTCAATATGGGCCTGACACACTAAAAGCTAAAAGATATATAATGAAGCCGGATACTAGTAGTAGATGGGGATGCGCAAGACCATTAAAGGATATGGTAGCATCCTTCCGACTTTCTTCTACTCAAACTGCTAAGTGCCACAATTAAAAACAGACGGCCCTTCTTCGCTCTACATCTTATGCATCAACAAAGGTGTTATTGCGACACCGACCTCTATATAACCCARAGAACACGTCATAAGCGCAAGCATCCACGATACACACTATATCTGCCAGTCCATTTAATGGTGCTATGCCATTCTGAAAGATCACACTTCTTGTTATCTCAGCCTCGTACCCTTCCTTATCTTATCAGGCGGCCCTTTTAGTTTCCCCTTTGGGCGAAAGGCAATGCAGGTTTCTAGGGTCGGCCAAG contains:
- the SWI3 gene encoding Swi3p: MEGTLGDGSTTGLAGDAIEQGDGNNNSSSTNVTTTATTNTDLGDEKQQQQSDSSKDEEADTNTGDAGSDVAAVPAAQQPFIAEGKPDPPKTISVEEDDDQVLFGQDHNDSDNLFGETESSVSNNETNTPDIAINSVEKDNNKLAEKKDGVIQDSSNDIKDIEEEKVQTKEGATENEEIDSVKEEEPTEKAEDMDEDEDEDDDDQPMMSPDNSIFGDTKSETKQLDNASSFVETPSEISDAHKNVQEETINKTEDINEKEDATEEGNEHAKDNINGHPEDAETKIKLTTKTEPETFDIPQAHEIVIPSYSKWFSLDKIHSIEIQSLPEFFTNRIPSKTPEVYMRYRNFMVNSYRLNPNEYFSVTTARRNVSGDAAALFRLHKFLTKWGLINYQVDSKLLPKNIEPPLTSQYSTRHDAPRGLFPFESYKPSVQLPDMAKLKKMMNTSDSESTLYKYLKESKRKYDDISRLSNTPDNDNGDKSNKSIEKSPDESDENLLEYDETSRPLKKIKILEQIDKNWSKEDLQKLLKGIQEFGADWYKVAKHVGTKSPEQCILRFLQLPIEDKFLYGDGNTKGANESGLGPLKYAPHLPFSKGENPVLSTIAFLVGLVNPKTVQAMTQRAIQSEETIESQKKEISDKGSFENVKEGSEIALSSLGLRSHVFATHEERQMNLLTNELIRLQMEKLDSKLNHLKKIESFMELERKTLERQQENLLIQRLNFNQNSNKIVNVLTKCLNSISDSNIDNSSMADRDEIRSQINHFRNMLSKPESLSIGKNPFGKSNIETGEALNEQNTSNENDVKPISIEAPQFYRYWSA
- the KRE9 gene encoding Kre9p, with translation MRLPTGSILYAWVFLISCVLGDVNTVSPLAGAKFSPSGGTVSIPVKWMDNGAYPPLSKISYYTLSLCTGPNNDINCIGTIATQVKPSALAQDQDGVYSYTATFPSTLTGNGQYYIQVFAWVNNQGSTLHYTPRFQLTSMGGATAYTFSDSAAPTPQTSIQTTTTNTAQASSIDSRSFTVPYTKQTGTSRFAPMQMQPMTKVTATTWTRKYATSAVTYFSTFGKLPQQETTLTPGWSYSISSGVNYATHAAMPSDNGGWYKPSKRLSLSARKMNLRKV
- the RFA3 gene encoding Rfa3p is translated as MASETPRIDPTEISNINAPVFRIIAQIKSQPTESQLVLQSPTMSSTNGGEIEMITLNNIRVSMNKTFEVDSWYEFVCRNNDDGELGFLILDAVLCKFKENEELSLHGVVALQRLCKKYPEIY